The proteins below are encoded in one region of Synchiropus splendidus isolate RoL2022-P1 chromosome 13, RoL_Sspl_1.0, whole genome shotgun sequence:
- the LOC128769188 gene encoding phospholipid phosphatase-related protein type 4-like isoform X1 codes for MSRAKLKGGKETKDSVTLLPCFYFVELPILASSVVSLYLLELTDIFQPVHSGYSCNDRSLSLPYILPRQEVCPLPLLFSLAFAAPTVTILIGEAILYCYLSRRSSGIQSEANINAAGCNFNSYIRRAVRFIGVHIFGLCVTALITDILQLSTGLHTPFWLDVCKPNLTHLNMTSCDEAFILEDICSGQDHSLITAGRKSFPSQHATLAAFAAVYISMYFNTVLTDSAKLLKPLLVFSFIMLAILAGLTRIIQFRNHPVDVYCGWLLGAAIAIYLGVYAVGNFQPSDDRSRYFPPPPPILREPPLSSLPNVSQSTISNSHPGHHILAPSQPEPILTRTSSHTLSPNQGEPILTRSASYREPSMSAMKRASAEVEVITPTSPLDNRDNMMTFSSSTLPRSHGGSSLEEGRVSRRHTSIHASMDSTRSKQLLSQWKNKNDNRKLSLQVMDGIRPTSASSPQRNPELRCASEPPSMSMEVEYRGSHLPSQSNQDTELYAGAHIPAQYMKLAASCVSVSNHNHMAHPNGSAGLAGGARVCIQPRPGSSQLVHIPEEENTPSRDQESESEDSIMDGGGSVREKWLRVAEKTTLPCRPLSAGGQPRLMQVIALSKQQGLLHSPRSEDGGSTVSCTGSIRYRALMDQDPSPPASTTGAVGGGGGGLERSGSIIRVEAHPESKPGKPVVKPPSTDGSGSWRWKPPEQRASFRQSAFNLNDLNRHTDGSDSSRDGPPADGRRSVMGIETESDGGGEGGGGMGGGMGGGGGGGVHFNHLHHPLHQYYPNNPNMQHVNYIPNNPNFNNVPHNYNPTSPNPNVPMTPTPIFPPPFHPHPQALTTIRVTPVDTAAASSDGGSDSQSAASSSCESTLRRKNSSSVPSERGPTPDLHNNHRHYDDNNRFDQVSSNQRFQENLQNFQEQAMHAAHPRQVMFGRPSPTPPPTLPRPILTHTPPPTLGLAYKE; via the exons ATGTCGCGAGCCAAGCTGAAAGGCGGGAAGGAGACCAAGGACAGCGTCACACTGCTgccgtgcttttattttgttgag CTCCCCATCCTTGCCTCGTCCGTTGTCAGTCTGTACTTGTTGGAGCTGACGGATATTTTCCAGCCGGTGCATTCTGGCTACAGTTGCAATGACCGCAGCCTGTCTCTCCCCTACATCCTCCCCAGGCAGGAGGTCTGTCCTCTGCCTCTGCTCTTCAGCTTGGCCTTCGCTGCTCCCACTGTAACC ATTCTGATCGGAGAGGCCATCCTGTACTGCTATCTCTCGCGGAGGTCATCGGGCATCCAGTCTGAGGCCAACATCAACGCTGCAGGCTGCAATTTCAACTCCTACATACGCCGGGCTGTTCGCTTCATAG GCGTCCATATCTTCGGCCTGTGTGTGACCGCACTGATCACCGACATCCTGCAGCTGTCCACTGGTCTGCACACGCCTTTCTGGCTTGACGTCTGCAAACCTAACCTCACGCATCTCAACATGACCAGTTGTGATGAAGCTTTTATTCTGGAGGACATCTGCTCTGGACAAGACCACAGTCTCATCACTGCTGGCAG GAAGTCCTTCCCCTCCCAACATGCAACTCTGGCTGCTTTTGCTGCTGTTTACATCTCA ATGTACTTCAACACGGTGCTGACGGACTCGGCCAAGCTGCTGAAGCCGCTGCTGGTCTTTTCCTTCATCATGCTGGCCATCCTGGCCGGTCTGACCCGCATCATTCAGTTCAGGAACCACCCGGTGGACGTGTACTGTGGATGGCTGCTGGGAGCCGCCATCGCCATTTACCTG GGAGTGTATGCTGTGGGGAATTTCCAGCCCAGTGACGATCGCTCCCGatattttcctcctcctccccccatcCTCAGAGAgccccctctctcctccctccccaaTGTCAGCCAGTCAACAATCAGCAACAGCCATCCAG GTCACCACATCCTGGCTCCCAGCCAACCAGAGCCCATCCTGACCAGGACCTCCTCCCACACTTTGTCGCCCAACCAAGGAGAGCCCATCCTGACCCGCAGCGCGTCCTACAGAGAGCCATCGATGAGCGCCATGAAGCGAGCCAGTGCAGAGGTGGAGGTCATCACTCCCACCAGTCCGCTGGACAACCGTGACAACATGATGAcgttcagcagcagcacactCCCCAG GTCTCACGGCGGTTCTTCTCTGGAAGAGGGTCGAGTGTCACGCCGACACACCTCCATCCATGCCTCCATGGATTCCACTCGATCCAAGCAGCTCCTCAGCCAGTGGAAGAACAAGAACGACAACAGGAAGCTCTCGCTGCAGGTGATGGATGGGATCAGGCCCACCTCCGCCTCGTCCCCTCAGAGGAACCCGGAGCTGCGCTGCGCTTCAGAACCCCCCTCCATGAGCATGGAGGTGGAGTACAGAGGCTCTCACCTTCCGTCGCAGTCCAACCAGGACACGGAGCTGTACGCAGGCGCCCACATTCCCGCTCAGTACATGAAGCTAGCGGCGAGCTGCGTGTCTGTGTCCAACCATAATCACATGGCACATCCCAACGGCAGCGCGGGATTGGCCGGCGGGGCCCGGGTCTGCATTCAGCCCCGGCCTGGATCCTCACAGCTGGTTCACATACCTGAAGAGGAAAACACGCCGTCCAGAGACCAAGAAAGCGAGTCAGAGGACAGCATCATGGACGGGGGCGGGTCtgtgagagagaagtggctgaggGTGGCGGAGAAGACCACGCTGCCGTGCCGACCCCTGAGTGCAGGTGGACAACCTCGACTGATGCAG GTGATCGCTTTGTCCAAACAACAGGGTCTTCTCCACTCCCCTCGCTCGGAAGATGGCGGCAGCACTGTGAGCTGCACGGGCTCCATCAGGTACCGAGCCTTAATGGACCAGGACCCGTCACCGCCTGCCTCCACCACAGGAGCAGTCGGGGGAGGAG GAGGTGGTCTGGAGAGAAGCGGGAGTATCATCCGGGTTGAAGCCCATCCTGAGTCCAAGCCCGGCAAGCCCGTCGTGAAGCCTCCAAGCACTGACGGCAGCGGCTCCTGGCGATGGAAGCCGCCGGAACAGCGGGCGTCTTTCAGGCAGTCGGCTTTTAACCTCAATGACCTAAACAGACACACGGATGGGAGCGACTCCTCGAGGGACGGGCCTCCTGCTGATGGACGCAGGAGTGTGATGGGGATAGAGACAGAGAGTGATggtgggggggagggaggaggcggaATGGGAGGCGGAATGGGAGGCGGCGGTGGTGGCGGCGTACACTTCAACCACCTGCACCACCCCTTGCATCAGTACTACCCCAACAACCCGAACATGCAGCACGTGAACTACATCCCAAATAACCCCAATTTCAACAACGTGCCCCACAACTACAACCCAACCTCCCCCAACCCCAACGTGCCCATGACGCCCACTCCCATCTTCCCTCCTCCGTTCCACCCCCACCCTCAAGCTCTCACCACCATCAGGGTCACGCCCGTGGATACGGCGGCGGCCAGCAGCGACGGCGGCTCAGACAGCCAGTCAGCCGCCTCGTCCAGCTGCGAGTCCACCCTGAGGAGgaagaacagcagcagcgtCCCGTCCGAGCGGGGCCCCACCCCGGACCTGCACAACAACCACCGCCACTACGACGACAACAACCGCTTCGACCAGGTCAGCAGCAACCAACGCTTCCAGGAGAATCTGCAGAATTTTCAAGAGCAGGCCATGCACGCCGCGCACCCCAGGCAGGTGATGTTCGGCCGGCCGAGCCCGACGCCCCCGCCCACACTGCCCCGCCCCATTCTTACGCACACCCCGCCACCGACGTTGGGGTTGGCCTATAAGGAATGA
- the LOC128769188 gene encoding phospholipid phosphatase-related protein type 4-like isoform X2, with amino-acid sequence MSRAKLKGGKETKDSVTLLPCFYFVELPILASSVVSLYLLELTDIFQPVHSGYSCNDRSLSLPYILPRQEVCPLPLLFSLAFAAPTVTILIGEAILYCYLSRRSSGIQSEANINAAGCNFNSYIRRAVRFIGVHIFGLCVTALITDILQLSTGLHTPFWLDVCKPNLTHLNMTSCDEAFILEDICSGQDHSLITAGRKSFPSQHATLAAFAAVYISMYFNTVLTDSAKLLKPLLVFSFIMLAILAGLTRIIQFRNHPVDVYCGWLLGAAIAIYLGVYAVGNFQPSDDRSRYFPPPPPILREPPLSSLPNVSQSTISNSHPGHHILAPSQPEPILTRTSSHTLSPNQGEPILTRSASYREPSMSAMKRASAEVEVITPTSPLDNRDNMMTFSSSTLPRSHGGSSLEEGRVSRRHTSIHASMDSTRSKQLLSQWKNKNDNRKLSLQVMDGIRPTSASSPQRNPELRCASEPPSMSMEVEYRGSHLPSQSNQDTELYAGAHIPAQYMKLAASCVSVSNHNHMAHPNGSAGLAGGARVCIQPRPGSSQLVHIPEEENTPSRDQESESEDSIMDGGGSVREKWLRVAEKTTLPCRPLSAGGQPRLMQGLLHSPRSEDGGSTVSCTGSIRYRALMDQDPSPPASTTGAVGGGGGGLERSGSIIRVEAHPESKPGKPVVKPPSTDGSGSWRWKPPEQRASFRQSAFNLNDLNRHTDGSDSSRDGPPADGRRSVMGIETESDGGGEGGGGMGGGMGGGGGGGVHFNHLHHPLHQYYPNNPNMQHVNYIPNNPNFNNVPHNYNPTSPNPNVPMTPTPIFPPPFHPHPQALTTIRVTPVDTAAASSDGGSDSQSAASSSCESTLRRKNSSSVPSERGPTPDLHNNHRHYDDNNRFDQVSSNQRFQENLQNFQEQAMHAAHPRQVMFGRPSPTPPPTLPRPILTHTPPPTLGLAYKE; translated from the exons ATGTCGCGAGCCAAGCTGAAAGGCGGGAAGGAGACCAAGGACAGCGTCACACTGCTgccgtgcttttattttgttgag CTCCCCATCCTTGCCTCGTCCGTTGTCAGTCTGTACTTGTTGGAGCTGACGGATATTTTCCAGCCGGTGCATTCTGGCTACAGTTGCAATGACCGCAGCCTGTCTCTCCCCTACATCCTCCCCAGGCAGGAGGTCTGTCCTCTGCCTCTGCTCTTCAGCTTGGCCTTCGCTGCTCCCACTGTAACC ATTCTGATCGGAGAGGCCATCCTGTACTGCTATCTCTCGCGGAGGTCATCGGGCATCCAGTCTGAGGCCAACATCAACGCTGCAGGCTGCAATTTCAACTCCTACATACGCCGGGCTGTTCGCTTCATAG GCGTCCATATCTTCGGCCTGTGTGTGACCGCACTGATCACCGACATCCTGCAGCTGTCCACTGGTCTGCACACGCCTTTCTGGCTTGACGTCTGCAAACCTAACCTCACGCATCTCAACATGACCAGTTGTGATGAAGCTTTTATTCTGGAGGACATCTGCTCTGGACAAGACCACAGTCTCATCACTGCTGGCAG GAAGTCCTTCCCCTCCCAACATGCAACTCTGGCTGCTTTTGCTGCTGTTTACATCTCA ATGTACTTCAACACGGTGCTGACGGACTCGGCCAAGCTGCTGAAGCCGCTGCTGGTCTTTTCCTTCATCATGCTGGCCATCCTGGCCGGTCTGACCCGCATCATTCAGTTCAGGAACCACCCGGTGGACGTGTACTGTGGATGGCTGCTGGGAGCCGCCATCGCCATTTACCTG GGAGTGTATGCTGTGGGGAATTTCCAGCCCAGTGACGATCGCTCCCGatattttcctcctcctccccccatcCTCAGAGAgccccctctctcctccctccccaaTGTCAGCCAGTCAACAATCAGCAACAGCCATCCAG GTCACCACATCCTGGCTCCCAGCCAACCAGAGCCCATCCTGACCAGGACCTCCTCCCACACTTTGTCGCCCAACCAAGGAGAGCCCATCCTGACCCGCAGCGCGTCCTACAGAGAGCCATCGATGAGCGCCATGAAGCGAGCCAGTGCAGAGGTGGAGGTCATCACTCCCACCAGTCCGCTGGACAACCGTGACAACATGATGAcgttcagcagcagcacactCCCCAG GTCTCACGGCGGTTCTTCTCTGGAAGAGGGTCGAGTGTCACGCCGACACACCTCCATCCATGCCTCCATGGATTCCACTCGATCCAAGCAGCTCCTCAGCCAGTGGAAGAACAAGAACGACAACAGGAAGCTCTCGCTGCAGGTGATGGATGGGATCAGGCCCACCTCCGCCTCGTCCCCTCAGAGGAACCCGGAGCTGCGCTGCGCTTCAGAACCCCCCTCCATGAGCATGGAGGTGGAGTACAGAGGCTCTCACCTTCCGTCGCAGTCCAACCAGGACACGGAGCTGTACGCAGGCGCCCACATTCCCGCTCAGTACATGAAGCTAGCGGCGAGCTGCGTGTCTGTGTCCAACCATAATCACATGGCACATCCCAACGGCAGCGCGGGATTGGCCGGCGGGGCCCGGGTCTGCATTCAGCCCCGGCCTGGATCCTCACAGCTGGTTCACATACCTGAAGAGGAAAACACGCCGTCCAGAGACCAAGAAAGCGAGTCAGAGGACAGCATCATGGACGGGGGCGGGTCtgtgagagagaagtggctgaggGTGGCGGAGAAGACCACGCTGCCGTGCCGACCCCTGAGTGCAGGTGGACAACCTCGACTGATGCAG GGTCTTCTCCACTCCCCTCGCTCGGAAGATGGCGGCAGCACTGTGAGCTGCACGGGCTCCATCAGGTACCGAGCCTTAATGGACCAGGACCCGTCACCGCCTGCCTCCACCACAGGAGCAGTCGGGGGAGGAG GAGGTGGTCTGGAGAGAAGCGGGAGTATCATCCGGGTTGAAGCCCATCCTGAGTCCAAGCCCGGCAAGCCCGTCGTGAAGCCTCCAAGCACTGACGGCAGCGGCTCCTGGCGATGGAAGCCGCCGGAACAGCGGGCGTCTTTCAGGCAGTCGGCTTTTAACCTCAATGACCTAAACAGACACACGGATGGGAGCGACTCCTCGAGGGACGGGCCTCCTGCTGATGGACGCAGGAGTGTGATGGGGATAGAGACAGAGAGTGATggtgggggggagggaggaggcggaATGGGAGGCGGAATGGGAGGCGGCGGTGGTGGCGGCGTACACTTCAACCACCTGCACCACCCCTTGCATCAGTACTACCCCAACAACCCGAACATGCAGCACGTGAACTACATCCCAAATAACCCCAATTTCAACAACGTGCCCCACAACTACAACCCAACCTCCCCCAACCCCAACGTGCCCATGACGCCCACTCCCATCTTCCCTCCTCCGTTCCACCCCCACCCTCAAGCTCTCACCACCATCAGGGTCACGCCCGTGGATACGGCGGCGGCCAGCAGCGACGGCGGCTCAGACAGCCAGTCAGCCGCCTCGTCCAGCTGCGAGTCCACCCTGAGGAGgaagaacagcagcagcgtCCCGTCCGAGCGGGGCCCCACCCCGGACCTGCACAACAACCACCGCCACTACGACGACAACAACCGCTTCGACCAGGTCAGCAGCAACCAACGCTTCCAGGAGAATCTGCAGAATTTTCAAGAGCAGGCCATGCACGCCGCGCACCCCAGGCAGGTGATGTTCGGCCGGCCGAGCCCGACGCCCCCGCCCACACTGCCCCGCCCCATTCTTACGCACACCCCGCCACCGACGTTGGGGTTGGCCTATAAGGAATGA